The following proteins are co-located in the Silene latifolia isolate original U9 population chromosome 1, ASM4854445v1, whole genome shotgun sequence genome:
- the LOC141599019 gene encoding uncharacterized protein LOC141599019 has protein sequence MENTKTIRLLLFAIFSSLIYKSYGQYRPTPTVRPLCISQFALVNHACSMLPYSPVSPPSPPPPPPPQAPSPPDSPDTPCPPDDCQSRHRHHHRHRHNNSPNNPTVQECCRWLKEVDTQCVCDLLVRLPVFLARPVHAYTVEVDSHCSVTYTCPGRMIMS, from the coding sequence ATGGAGAATACAAAGACTATAAGATTGCTTTTATTTGCTATATTCTCATCATTAATTTATAAGTCATATGGTCAATATAGACCAACTCCAACTGTACGTCCTTTATGTATCTCTCAATTTGCTCTTGTTAACCATGCATGTTCCATGCTTCCTTATTCACCTGTATCACCGCCTTCTCCACCACCCCCTCCTCCGCCTCAAGCTCCTTCCCCACCAGATTCACCCGATACACCTTGTCCACCTGACGATTGTCAAAGTAGGCATAGGCATCATCACCGACATAGGCATAATAACTCCCCTAATAATCCAACAGTTCAAGAATGTTGTCGTTGGTTGAAAGAAGTTGATACTCAATGTGTTTGCGATTTGTTAGTCCGTCTGCCTGTTTTCCTTGCCAGGCCTGTACATGCTTATACAGTTGAAGTGGATTCCCATTGTTCTGTCACATACACTTGTCCAGGTCGAATGATTATGTCTTAA
- the LOC141640395 gene encoding uncharacterized protein LOC141640395, whose product MILLHYLHQLALSFNLLGRTILLLLTSGLASPTKKLLHQKRIRVRLLFMKKMGVELIKEMILDKIGFWNIRGMNNPNKQLAISKFLHQNKVGLFGLVETKIKEHDFQSVLHKLVVYGSNLDSERDNLWLQLTQLKDLCTKPWYICGDFNALLNYNERLGSDVSWNELSAFRQCLDYCEVTDIAAQGGLLITALASAIKGMRCIPGKQPLDILTYGVWILNSLILSNMNRIKWFLGFQCLFWMIYKMHLNPHDQTILQAEREAADSYAFLNKARISFLQQKTKTEWLKGVDENSKFIQNRVLQIIDGQGITHHDPQAIEKAFLDYYIDLLGPDGYTSQFFKDCWDTVGRDIYEAVQGFFTSGKLLKQVNTTIITLIPKVPNPKSVIEFRPIAYCNIIYKCKAKLLCNRLSEVLPELVSTSQGGFVKERTVVENVLICQDIVRLYNRKSASPRCLIKIDLKKAYDSVE is encoded by the exons ATGATTCTTCTGCATTACCTACACCAGCTAGCCCTATCATTCAACTTGCTAGGCAGGACCATACTGTTACTACTCACCTCAGGCCTCGCATCTCCTACAAAGAAGCTACTTCACCAGAAAAGGATAAGGGTAAGGCTACTCTTCATGAAGAAGATGGGAGTGGAGTTAATCAAAGAGATGATATTGGATAAAATTGGTTTTTGGAATATCCGAGGTATGAATAATCCAAACAAGCAATTAGCTATTAGTAAGTTTCTACATCAGAATAAAGTTGGCTTGTTTGGACTAGTTGAGACTAAAATAAAGGAGCATGATTTTCAGTCTGTTCTGCATAAATTAG TGGTTTATGGTTCTAACTTAGATAGTGAAAGGGATAATTTGTGGTTACAACTCACTCAGTTGAAAGACTTGTGTACTAAACCCTGGTATATTTGTGGAGATTTTAATGCCTTATTGAACTATAATGAGAGATTGGGTAGTGATGTGTCTTGGAATGAACTAAGCGCTTTTAGGCAATGTCTGGATTATTGTGAGGTCACTGATATTGCTGCTCAAGG GGGACTTTTGATCACTGCCCTTGCATCTGCTATAAAAGGAATGAGGTGCATACCAGGAAAACAGCCTTTAGATATTTTAACATATGGAGTCTGGATCCTCAATTCACTGATATTATCAAACATGAATAGGATAAAGTGGTTCTTGGGATTCCAAT GCTTGTTTTGGATGATTTACAAGATGCATCTTAATCCTCATGATCAGACCATCCTACAAGCTGAAAGGGAGGCTGCTGATTCTTATGCTTTCCTCAATAAAGCTAGAATTAGTTTCTTACAACAGAAAACCAAAACTGAGTGGCTTAAAGGAGTAGATGAGAATTCTAAGTTTATTCAGAATAGAGTGTTACAAATTATTGATGGCCAAGGTATCACTCATCATGATCCTCAAGCTATTGAGAAGGCCTTCTTGGATTATTATATTGATCTTCTGG GCCCTGATGGTTACACCAGCCAATTTTTCAAGGACTGCTGGGATACTGTAGGTAGGGATATCTATGAGGCTGTCCAGGGTTTTTTCACATCTGGGAAACTCTTAAAACAGGTTAATACCACTATCATTACCCTTATTCCTAAGGTACCTAACCCAAAGAGTGTTATAGAATTTCGTCCCATAGCTTATTGCAATATTATTTATAAGTGCAAAGCCAAACTCCTTTGTAATAGACTGAGTGAGGTCCTTCCTGAGTTAGTAAGTACCAGTCAGGGCGGCTTTGTGAAAGAGAGGACAGTTGTTGAGAATGTCCTTATTTGTCAGGATATAGTGAGGCTTTACAATAGAAAGTCTGCTTCCCCTCGTTGCCTCATAAAAATTGATCTTAAGAAAGCCTATGATAGTGTTGAGTGA